CGTCCCGGGAGAGGAAATCCGTAATCCGGAAGTCAACGCCGCCGTCTCCGCCTTTTCCGCGCTTCCCTCGGTCCGCGCCTTCCTTCTGGAGTACCAGAGGGGCCAGGCGGCCGTTGCCCAGCGAGCCGGTTTCCGTGGGCTGATCATGGAGGGGCGAGACATCGGCTCGGTCATTTTCCCCGAGGCCACCTTCCGCTTCTTCCTCCAGGCCGATCCCGAAGCCCGGGTCCGACGAAGGGCCGAGCAGGGTCAGGCCGACAGCATTCACCAACGCGATCGGATGGATTCCCAACGAAAGGCCGCCCCACTGGTCTACCCACCCGGCGCTATCCTGATCGACTCAACCTACCTCTCGCTTGAAGAGGTGGTCGAAAGGATGGCTAGGTTAATCGCGACGCTCGCGCCAGAACCGAAACCGTCCACCCAAGAGCCGAAAGAGGTCTAGACGGCAGAGAAAGCGCAAACCTGCTCAGGTCCGCGGCGTCCTGTAGTTATCATCATAAGGTGAGCTGATTCATGTCAGAGCCCGAACTTCATTCTCTTACATAAGTTCTGCTTATCTCTTGCCCCCCCCTATTCAGTTCCGCTAAAGGAATCAGCCGGGAGAAGGAATAAGGCCACGACAACTTCACTTCATTTCGGCCAGAGTATCAACCGAGCGATCGGACTGAGTCCATCGCAGCAGGCAGCCGCAACGGCTCGCCCCTCAGCCCCGTTTATTTCCCCGGGCTTCTCGCTGCGCCTTCGGGGTATCGCACCATTGGGCCAGTCCCCGCATCCCATCCATCCCGAATGATAGTCCGGCCCATACCCCGGACCCATTTCCCCTGCCATCGATCAACAATCAACCAGGCCCCGCATTGAAACATCCGATCCCGCAATGGCTTCTTCTGGCCATCCTGAAGGCCTCAATCATCGCGATCGTGCCTGGCACTACCGTGACAGAAGCTCAGACCACCCCACCGGACGCCGTCCGGAGCATCGACGCCAACCGAATGGACCGTGCGTTCCAGGCCGCTCTCTCTTCCGATCTGGCGACGGCCGAGCAGATCTTGCTCGAAGACCTGCCGGCCGATCGGCCGACCCCCTCCGACGTGATCGTCATCGCGGATCGATTCAGCCGACTGGCCTTTCAATTGCAGAACACCGACCATGACGAAGCCGCCCGGCATTTCGGGGCGATGGCTCTGGAGGCCTGCCTTTCGTCTCTTTCTGCCGGGACGGAGCAACTGCCGAACGCAGCGACCGCCCAATTGCTCAAGCGGACCGGTCAACTGCTCAAGCAGACCAACGGAGACCTGCCCGAAGCAGCCAGGCTATTCCGCCTGGCCTACGACCTGGACCCGCAGGGCCAGATTGAATCCCTGTATCTGGCCCAGGCCCTGGAGGAACGGGATCGTGTCATCGCAGAACGGCGTGCTGAGGAGTCCCGGGCAAAGGAGGTGCAACCGTGAACCCGGCGCGTTTCCTCCTTTCGACCGGAGCCTGCCTTCTGGTCCTCGCCTCCATGGCCACGCCCCTTGTGGCCGATGACTGCATCAGTTGCGAAACCCTCGTTCCCGTCTACCTGACCGGCGAATTCGATGCGGCCTATCCTCCTCCTGGCTACAATCCATGGATCGATCTTGATCTGTCCAATGGGAACGCCGGCAAAGCGGTCTGGGCCGACGGCACCTACGCTTTCGATCCCGGGACGGCTTCGCTTGTGCCCGGAAAGGAATACACCGTCACAGTGACGGGTGACTGGGTGGAAGGCTACCGGGCGCATTTCAACCCAAGTGAGGGCTACACCGTCTTCATAAACGGTCTCGAGCGCAATTTCTACGACGCCTCGTCGACCGTCATCAACCTTGATCCCCTGATCGGGATGCCCAGCGACAGCTTTTCCATCCGGGTCGAAGTCGTGCCTGGCAGCAACTTTACGCCGGCCGGCGTGGCCCTGCCCCTTTCCAGCGGCAAGGTCGTCTGGCGCGTGGGCATGGGCCAGCTGCGCAACGGCAAATCCGCCGGCTACATGGCCATCCGACAGGACAATCTGGATGCCACCACCTTTCAGATTTCATCACTGATCTACGAGTCCCCGTCGCCCGAAGTGGACCGCGTCCCGAATACCGGCGCGCTCTCCCAGGTACGCGCCCCGTTTGGCTTGGTCACGGTGACGACGATCAGCGGCGGTTACCGGCTCGCTTTCTATTCCTCGGCGACGGGACCGGTCAACGGCTACTACACGCCCTCGGGCAGTGCCTTCGTCACCTACGACATCACCTCGCAGTCAAACTACTCGATCATGCGGATTGATCGGACGCGCGGCAGCCAGACGTCGCGGACCGAACTCAAGAAGGCGACCGCGTCCGATTGGCAGATGACGGACTGGGGAACTCCAACCACGAACGGGGTGAGCGGCATCCGCCACGATGTGCGCAGGTTTTCCAGCGGCAATCTGGTCGAGGAGACACTCGTCAAGAGCAGTCTGTCCGACCTCGACACTGCCGCCGCCACCCGCACCCAGGATACCTACGTCAACAAAGCGTGGGGCCGCGAACTGATGAGCAGCAAGGCGGACTTCGGCGTAAGCGACCTGACCACGACCTACGCCTATTATGAAACCACCTCCGAGAACGGACGCTACACCAAGATCAAGTCGATCTCCCGTCCGGACGGTTCCTGGATCGGATTCGACTACTTCGACGATCTGACACGGCGCGGCCGTCTGCGCTATGAGTTCCGGCCTTTCGAGGACGACCCCACCACGCCGACCTTTTCCCTGAGTTCGGGTCGGGTGACCACTTACACCTACGACCACTCTGACTGGAACGGCGAAAGACGGCTCCCGACCCAGATCAGCACATCGATCAACAGCGTGCAGGTCGCCAAGACCACCATCGCCTATTCGAGTGCGATAATCAACGGCCAGCCGGTCCGGATCGAGACCAGGCTGGATTTCTCCGATTCGACCCAATCCCTTCAAACCGTCACCAAGACCTACGACAAGAACGCGAGCGATTCCTTCTTCCGGGACCTGACCTACTGCGTTCGCCGACCCGACGGGACCATCGATTCGTATGTCTATCAGAACGGATATGTCGACCCCGCGACCAAGGCCTTTGAGCCGGATTCGGCGGGCGGAGCGCGCCGTCGTCTCGTCTTCCATGGCGCGGCCACCAACGGCGGCGACTCCGGCGCCACCTGTTATTCCAGCTACAGCGGCATCACCATGGAGCCGCTCTACATGATTCCCCACCAGTCCACCATGGATGAGGAGGTGACCGGCATCGACGGGCGCCCACTCCTTCGTAACCAGTATCTTTTCATCGGCAGCGCCACCTTTGCGCCGATCGGCGATGGCGCCTTCATCATGTGCACGCCGGAAGGCACCCCCAGCTGGATCAACAATATCCGACGTTCGTGGTCCTTTCTGGACTACAATTCCACCTGGGTCGACGGCCTGAAGACCGCCGATACGGACTCTGACGGGATTCAGCGCTCCTACACCTATGACGTCCTGGGCCGCTTAACCGGCATAACAGTCACCGCCAAGGGTGCCATCCCGGCGCTTACCACCACACTCGAATACGATGCCGACAACCGCAAGGTCGCCGAAGAACGCGGTTCCTCGGCGCAGATCATCAGCCGGTGGCAGTTCGACCAGGCTGGACGGCTGACGAAATCAACGGTGCCCGGCCAGAACGGCGGAAAGGACACCGACTACGCCTACTTCAACGGCGGTCGCGATGTCACTGCAACGCAACCCGACGGGTCCACCATCGAAACAGTCCGCTACCGCGACGGTCAGACCAAGTCGGTTACCGGCACGGCCTCGCCTCCCGCCTATTACGACTACACGATCAATACCGGGGGCACCTATCCGAGCGGTTCGCAGACTGTCCGGCACCAACTCGCAAGCGGAGGCTCAGATGGAGCGGGCTGGTCAAAGACCACCTCGGACTGGCTGGGACGGGTGACCGAAATAGCGCACCCCACCTTCAACGCCGGGGGGACCAACCATCGCATCAAGCACACCTACAGCCCCACCACGGGGCAGTTGACCCTGAAGGAGACGGTCAGCGGCAGCACCGGCGCCGGCACCGCCCTTCTCCCACCCGAGCACTACACCTACAACGTGATGGGCCGGCTGTCCCGGGTCGCGGCCGACGTGACCGGCGGCGGCATCGCCACCGCGTCGATGGACCGCATCCGCGACTACGAGTACGACTCTTTCACTGAGAGCACCTCGCGGTTCCTGCGTGAGCGGGTCTATCTCTATGCCACGGCCAACAGCGCCACCCGCACCCTCGAGTCTACCCGCAGCCGCCGGGTCAGCGGATTGAGCGCGACCCTCGCCTCGGAAGAACGGGTGACCGATGCGGCCGGGACCACCACCACGACCAGGAAGCTGGTCGATCAAGCCAATGCCCTGGTCGAGATTGAGACCGCCGTTTCAGGTGTCGGCAATCCCGGCCGCAGGACCCACCAGAACGGCCTTCTCATCGAGGACGAAACCCCGTCCGGGGTCTTCACGGACTACCTCTACGATGCCTGGTGGCGATTGAGCTTTGAGGACTTCCAGGCGAGCGCAACGGGAGGTTACGACGTTCCCAAGACCGGCTACATTTACCATTCCGGCACCGATCTGGTCAGCAGTGTCCGCACCTACTACGGCTTCGGCACCAATGACTACTATACCCAGGAAGCCCTGATCTACGACAACATGAACCGGGTGAAGCGCCGGCAGGACGCCTATGGCAAGATCACCAGGACCGCCTATGTCATTCGCACCGCCAATGATCCAACCACCGTCTACCAGTGGGGCACCAAGACCCATCCGACCAAGACGGTCTTCGATACCTACGGGCAGAAGACCGAGCTGCGCACTTATCGCTCCGGTGCAACCATGTGGGAACTCGATCAGGATGATGAAGACGGCGAGGCGGTCTTGCCGTCGGACTTTTCCAACAGTGCCAAGGGCGACCCTACCACCTGGGCCTACGACTCCTGGACCGGCCTGATGTCGGCCAAGACCGATGCCGCGGCCGAGTCGGTGACCTACACCTACAACCCGCGGGGCCAGCTCAGCGTCAGGACCCTGGCCCGGGGCGGAACCGCCACCCACACCTACTTTGACACGACCCCGACCCTGACGGGGGAATTGAAGAAGGTCGATTACTCCGGAACCATCACCCCGGACGTCGAATACACCTACAACCGGGCCGGACAGACTGCCACCGTCCTTGATGCGCTGGGCACGCGCAGCTTCACCTACAATGCCGCCCTGCGGTTGACCAAAGAGGTCCTTCCGAACGGTTTCCTGGGCAACCTGCAGATCAACCATGCTTACGAGTCTTCCGGCGCCCATCGCCGCACTTCCCTCGAGGTCGGTCCCTCCACCGACACCGACCGTGATCTGAAGGACGTCTACGCCTACCACGCCTCGACCGGGCGGCTCAGCACCATCGCCGCCCATTATTCCGGAGGCCCGCGAACCTTCACCTACAGCTACCTGCCGGGAACCGACCTGGTGGATTCGGTCAGCAGCGGCTACTATGAACGCTCGACATACTGGCAGTCGTTCCGCAGGCTGGAGGACGCGGTGGAAACGACCTGGAACGGCTCTCTGCGGGCAAGTTACCTCTACGGCTACGACCTGGAGGGCCGCCGCTTGGCCGAAAACGTGACCGGGCCGATCACGACCAAGTGGGATGCCGGCTGGACCCACGGCTTCCAGATGAGCTGGAGCTACACCGGCCGGGGGGAAATCGACCTGACCAAGACTCGGCTGCTGGACGGTTCCGGCCAGCCGACCGGATCGTGGGTCAGCTCCTGGGAACGCGACTGGAACTGGGACGATGTCTCCAACCGCACCTTCGAGGACCACGTCGATGACCAGCAGGACCGCACCTACTCGGCCAACAGTCTCAACCAGTACAACTGGTATGAGGAAGACGAGCACCAATACAATTTCAATCACGATGACGACGGCAACCTGACCGACGACGGCACCTGGAGCTACACCTACGACCTGGAAGACCGGGTCATCGGCATGTCCAAGTCCGGGATCACCCTGAGTTTCACCTACGACTACCTGGGGCGCCGGGTGCGCAAGGTGGCCTCCGGCGGCGCCTATCCGGGCACCTACGAGTACGTCTACGACGGCTTCAATGCGATCGCCATCTACCGCAACGATGCGCGCATGGGCAGCTACACCTGGGGCCCGGATAAGACCGGCACCCTGCACGGGGCCGGCGGGGTCGGCGGGTTGCTCATGGTGCGCAATGTCTCCAACGGCCTGTCTTTTCCCATGATGGATGCGCGCGGCAACGTGACCGGCATGCTCGACAGCAGCGGCAACATCTACCGTGCCTACCAGTTTGACGCCTTCGGCAATACCGTCGGTTATGTTTTGAATGCCGGGGTCCAGTCCATGGACTTCATCGGATTTGCCGGGAATTTTACCGATATAGAGTCGGGACTGGTGGATTTCGGGATGAGGCTCTACCAGCCCAAGCACGGACGCTTCATCCACCGCGACCCCATCGGGGAGGCCGGAGGCGAAAACCTCTACGCCCACACCTGGAACGATCCGGTCAACCGGTGGGATCTGCTCGGGATGATCGATCCTGACGAACAGGACCGTCTGGCCAGAGAACAGGACATCTTCCTCTGGGATACCTTTTCGCAAAACCGTGACACCATGATGGAGCCCGGTTTTGAATACTATTTTAGCTATCAGCAGGGGGCCGGGCAGCTGATGAGCGATCATCTGGGATTTCTGAACAATCACGTTCACACGGTTTTCGTCGACAATGTCACCGGGAAGATCGTGGGCGCAGCCAACGTCTGGGGAAATGGCTTCATCGATGCAAATGGATCTCTGTTGTCTGTCTCAGGCTCGTTCCAAATCGGGACGAACTTCATCCTTCAAACCCATAACACCTCTCCGGAAATGGGAAACCGAGGTGGCAGTGTTCCCGGGAACCTCCCGGCCACTCCCAGGCTTTCACATCGTGACAATGGCCGCGATGTCTCTGTCGTCGCAGGTGGAAATTCCGACGACGGAGATTATCTCGTCGATATTACACTTCGAGTGAGGTTCAAGAACCAATTTGGTGGTCGTTATCGCATGGAAAATACGATTGACCGATGGATAAACGGAATTGAGTCGACTTGGACAGGCATCTTCGGGCGCTACGACGTATCGACTGAGGTAATCAATATGACGGGCAAATCCGGACCGGCCCTCAATGTTTGGGTCTGGGCACGACTCGATGGCTATGGAAGATTCGGAGCGGAGAGTACCAACTTCCAAGATTCCA
This sequence is a window from Opitutaceae bacterium. Protein-coding genes within it:
- the cmk gene encoding (d)CMP kinase is translated as MPSDDTFLIIAVDGGAASGKSSTSQAIGRRFQLLHVDTGSFYRAITHRLLQAGVMPDEAKAVEAALSAIHLDTRVDGNTAVMVIDGSVPGEEIRNPEVNAAVSAFSALPSVRAFLLEYQRGQAAVAQRAGFRGLIMEGRDIGSVIFPEATFRFFLQADPEARVRRRAEQGQADSIHQRDRMDSQRKAAPLVYPPGAILIDSTYLSLEEVVERMARLIATLAPEPKPSTQEPKEV
- a CDS encoding RHS repeat-associated core domain-containing protein — encoded protein: MNPARFLLSTGACLLVLASMATPLVADDCISCETLVPVYLTGEFDAAYPPPGYNPWIDLDLSNGNAGKAVWADGTYAFDPGTASLVPGKEYTVTVTGDWVEGYRAHFNPSEGYTVFINGLERNFYDASSTVINLDPLIGMPSDSFSIRVEVVPGSNFTPAGVALPLSSGKVVWRVGMGQLRNGKSAGYMAIRQDNLDATTFQISSLIYESPSPEVDRVPNTGALSQVRAPFGLVTVTTISGGYRLAFYSSATGPVNGYYTPSGSAFVTYDITSQSNYSIMRIDRTRGSQTSRTELKKATASDWQMTDWGTPTTNGVSGIRHDVRRFSSGNLVEETLVKSSLSDLDTAAATRTQDTYVNKAWGRELMSSKADFGVSDLTTTYAYYETTSENGRYTKIKSISRPDGSWIGFDYFDDLTRRGRLRYEFRPFEDDPTTPTFSLSSGRVTTYTYDHSDWNGERRLPTQISTSINSVQVAKTTIAYSSAIINGQPVRIETRLDFSDSTQSLQTVTKTYDKNASDSFFRDLTYCVRRPDGTIDSYVYQNGYVDPATKAFEPDSAGGARRRLVFHGAATNGGDSGATCYSSYSGITMEPLYMIPHQSTMDEEVTGIDGRPLLRNQYLFIGSATFAPIGDGAFIMCTPEGTPSWINNIRRSWSFLDYNSTWVDGLKTADTDSDGIQRSYTYDVLGRLTGITVTAKGAIPALTTTLEYDADNRKVAEERGSSAQIISRWQFDQAGRLTKSTVPGQNGGKDTDYAYFNGGRDVTATQPDGSTIETVRYRDGQTKSVTGTASPPAYYDYTINTGGTYPSGSQTVRHQLASGGSDGAGWSKTTSDWLGRVTEIAHPTFNAGGTNHRIKHTYSPTTGQLTLKETVSGSTGAGTALLPPEHYTYNVMGRLSRVAADVTGGGIATASMDRIRDYEYDSFTESTSRFLRERVYLYATANSATRTLESTRSRRVSGLSATLASEERVTDAAGTTTTTRKLVDQANALVEIETAVSGVGNPGRRTHQNGLLIEDETPSGVFTDYLYDAWWRLSFEDFQASATGGYDVPKTGYIYHSGTDLVSSVRTYYGFGTNDYYTQEALIYDNMNRVKRRQDAYGKITRTAYVIRTANDPTTVYQWGTKTHPTKTVFDTYGQKTELRTYRSGATMWELDQDDEDGEAVLPSDFSNSAKGDPTTWAYDSWTGLMSAKTDAAAESVTYTYNPRGQLSVRTLARGGTATHTYFDTTPTLTGELKKVDYSGTITPDVEYTYNRAGQTATVLDALGTRSFTYNAALRLTKEVLPNGFLGNLQINHAYESSGAHRRTSLEVGPSTDTDRDLKDVYAYHASTGRLSTIAAHYSGGPRTFTYSYLPGTDLVDSVSSGYYERSTYWQSFRRLEDAVETTWNGSLRASYLYGYDLEGRRLAENVTGPITTKWDAGWTHGFQMSWSYTGRGEIDLTKTRLLDGSGQPTGSWVSSWERDWNWDDVSNRTFEDHVDDQQDRTYSANSLNQYNWYEEDEHQYNFNHDDDGNLTDDGTWSYTYDLEDRVIGMSKSGITLSFTYDYLGRRVRKVASGGAYPGTYEYVYDGFNAIAIYRNDARMGSYTWGPDKTGTLHGAGGVGGLLMVRNVSNGLSFPMMDARGNVTGMLDSSGNIYRAYQFDAFGNTVGYVLNAGVQSMDFIGFAGNFTDIESGLVDFGMRLYQPKHGRFIHRDPIGEAGGENLYAHTWNDPVNRWDLLGMIDPDEQDRLAREQDIFLWDTFSQNRDTMMEPGFEYYFSYQQGAGQLMSDHLGFLNNHVHTVFVDNVTGKIVGAANVWGNGFIDANGSLLSVSGSFQIGTNFILQTHNTSPEMGNRGGSVPGNLPATPRLSHRDNGRDVSVVAGGNSDDGDYLVDITLRVRFKNQFGGRYRMENTIDRWINGIESTWTGIFGRYDVSTEVINMTGKSGPALNVWVWARLDGYGRFGAESTNFQDSTSAWAAAHEAGHWLGLPDLYTEEAMHLYPQLYYKSDGNLMKSVSGSVWERDITSIIERNHP